The following DNA comes from Cygnus olor isolate bCygOlo1 chromosome 15, bCygOlo1.pri.v2, whole genome shotgun sequence.
AAGATGCTCAGAGGGTGGTTTGGCTGCAGCCTGGTGGTGAGTGGGAGCTCAGCTCCTGTTGCGCCGTGTGGAGGCTCTGATGGTTGTGGGTGCTTTTTGGGgtcctggggcagccccaggtgTGCTGGGCTCTCGAGGGATGCTCTGCGTGGGCAGAGCGGGGTTAGGGGACAGGGCTGGCTCCCACCGTCCTCGCGGGCCAAAGCCGTGACATGCCTCTGCCTTGCAGCACAGCCATGAGTGCCGGGTCGATTGAGCAGGAGCCGTCGCGCAAGCTGGCCTGCTGCGGGGTGCCGCTCATCACCGAAGACATGCAGTCCCTGGCCATCCGCACCCTCTCGGGCACCGACATCAACAAGCACTACGACCTCATCCGCGAGCTCGGCAAGGGCACCTACGGCAAGGTGGACCTGGTGTCCCACAAAAGCACAggtgaggggagcggggcgggcagCGAGCACGGGGAAGCACCCATGCGCGGCTGAGCTCGGGAGCGCGGTACCTGGGCATGCACCCATGATGGCCATGCCCCGCGCTCAGCCAGCCCTCTGCCCGTCGCAGGCACCAAGATGGCCCTGAAGTTTGTCAACAAGAGCAAGACGAAGCTGAAGAACTTCCTGCGGGAGTTCAGCATCACCAACAcgctctcctccagccccttcaTCATCAAGGTCTTTGACGTGGTCTTCGAGACTGAGGACTGCTACGTCTTTGCTCAGGAGTACGCCCCGGGCGGGGACCTCTTCGACATCATCCCCCCGCAGGTGGGAGCCATAGAGGGGTGCTGGAGTGGGGGACGCGAGGGCTCGGTGTCCCCAGGATGCTGGGCAAAGCCACCAACCCGACTCACACTTTGCTAGGGTGCAAGGTGGGGCTCCCGGTGCCTGTGGAGCTGTTTGGCGCCCCACATGTGGGGACCAGGCATCTCCACCTGGGGCAGTCCCGCTGGCAGCAGAGTGCCAACACCTAAGTAGTGCAGCACCTAAAAGCAGGGGCCCATCGCCCATCCCCTGGGTGTCCTGGGACTCATAACCTTTCCCCTGGGTGTCCTGGGACCCATTGCCAGACTCATCACCCATACCCTGGGTGGCCTGGGTCCCATAAATGGTGGCCTGGGGCCCCCACTGGCTTGGTCCTGCTTTGGGCATCCCTCCTTCCCTGGAGCAGAAGGggcagggaaagaggaggaagggtggagaaagggaagcaaaaaGTGGAGAAGCCCTGCGGAGCGAGATGGGAGACACCGAGAGTACCCCGAGTAAAACCCTGGTTGCAGAGCAAAcggagcagcagctggcaccaggGGGTCTACGGTCGGGCTGGATGGGGTGGCAGGGGGTGACCATGTCCCACACCCGCAGGTGGGGCTCCCCGAGGACATGGTGAAGCGCTGCGTGCAGCAGCTGGGCCTGGCGCTGGACTACATGCACAGCAAGAGCCTGGTGCACCGGGACATCAAGCCGGAGAATGTGCTGCTCTTTGACCGCGACTGCCGCCGCGTCAAACTGGCCGACTTCGGCATGACCCGCAAGGTGGGCTGCCGGGTCAAGCGCATCAGCGGCACCATCCCCTACACGGCGCCCGAGGTGTGCCAAGCTGGCCGGGCCGAGGGCTTCGCCGTGGACACCAGCATCGACGTCTGGGCCTTCGGGGTGCTCATCTTCTGCGTCCTCACCGGCAACTTCCCCTGGGAGGCGGCGGCTGCCTCCGACACCTTCTTCGAGGAGTTTGTGCGGTGGCAGAAGGGGCGGCTGGCGGGGCTGCCCTCGCAGTGGCGGCGCTTCACGGACAGCGCGCTGCGCATGTTCCAGCGCCTGCTGGCCCTCGACCCGGAGAAGCGCTGCCCCGTCAAGGAGGTCTTCTACTTCATCAAGTACGACCTGATGGCCGAGGTGCGCCGCCGGCCCTCCTACCGCTCCCGCAAGCACGCCGGGGACAAGCTGCCGGCCGGGGCGCACCGCCACGAGGCGGCCGGCTCCTGCACGCCCGCGCCGCTCAAGAGGACCATCCTGACCGACGGCAGCGGGCCCCGGCTCGCCGGCCCCGAGCCGAGCGTGGCCTCGCCTGGGCCGGCCAGCAGGACAGACGGACGGCAGGACAAAGGCAAAGGGCAGATGGTCCTGGCCACAGCAATAGAGATCTGCGTCTGAGGGCGCCGGGGCGGCGCGCGGCTCCTTTCCCAGCGGCTCCAGCCCGGGGACAGGACGGGCAAGGGGCTGCTGGCGGTGGCGGCAGCAGGACCGGGAGCCGTTCCTCCcgaagcaaaaaaacaaaaatgaaaccaacaacaaaaagaaaaaaacaagaggaaaaggacaaaactgGTTGCGCTCGGTAGCGCCGAGGATGCTGGCCCCGCTGTCCCACCCaggtggcaggagctggggaggacgCCGGTGCCACCgtcccctgcccagcagctgcgCTGCCCCCTCCAGGACCCCCCCTGCAGTGGCATGGGGAGGGGTCccccaataataataataataataacgagACGGGGGGCTGCGCTGGGACCCCCACCATGCCCGGCCCCAGGAAGGCCAATGACCCCACGCCATGGAAGAGGCCTTTGGGGTGGCGAGCTGACACCTCCCACCGGTCCCTGCCCCGCCGGGGGGACCGGGAGGCGGCGAGGAGGCCGGTGATGGAGgaggcccccccccggctggcTCCATGCCGCAGGAGGTGCTGCGCACCCGCCGCCGTGCGCCGGCAGCCATTGATGTAGCAAGTGTCACTGTGTGTCACCCTGTACTCCCTGCCCCGGCGTGGGGTGGCGATGGCCGGAGGGACCGGTCCcctccctgctggggctggggagctgcggctgggggggtgtgtggggtgggggggggtggacaAAGGGCCAGGATCCGTGATGCTCTGTGGGGCTTTGCAGCCTTTTCCTACCCAGGGACTAGGAATGCGGTGGCACATCTCCGGGGCTGGCCTGGTGGCTCCTGCATGgccaggagggagctgaggggggggggcagcagacACACACCTTCGAGCCACCTCCCCAGGGTCCTGCATAGGGTCCCCGTCACCCCTCCTTGCTgccaccctgtccccagcacagcgGGGTCTGCCCGCAGTGAGGCAGGGCGGTGGCAGGAGCCACGGTGGCCCCTTCACGCCGAGGACACGGGGGCAGATGATCCCCGCCCCCGtccccactgccccccccccccccccccagcagggcttcgctggtgctgctgcaggacccatgggcacggggggggggggaggggggcaccctgaggggcccccagcacccccatccCCTCTGGACCCCGAACTACCGCACAAAGGGCTATCACGCTACCccgaagcagcagcagtttacACAGCAGCCGCCAGGCAGGCGGGGGTCCCACCACGTTCCCCCTGTGCCCCCGCCGCAGCCTGCCATCGGTGCCGCTGCCCCCGTCCCCCCCGCCCTGCCCGCCCGCAGGGGCCCAGGTCCGGTTTTAGAAGTAGCATCGCACAGATTTAGAGATGTTAGGCGcggtttttttctcctttttgcctTAGGTCCCTCGATGTCCTCGATCTTTCGTGCAATAATGTAGGTAAGGAACCCAGGGCTCCCCGGGGCGTCCCTCGCGGGGCGGGCACCGGGTCGCCACCTCGGTCGGTTTGTCAGGTTTTTAATTTCGACTTCCCTCGGCTGTCGGGTTTTGGACCTTCTTCCCGTAGGAGAGGCTGTAGTGTCACAGACGTTACCTCAGTTTGTCActgttgaaaaggaaaaaaaaaaaaagcaactaaaaacataaaaaacgACTAAATATATagttataaaagcaaaaaaaaaaacaaaaaaacaacaacattctGAATGGCGGtgaagactttcttttttttttttttttaaataaagccgAAGTGATGGCAGGGACAGCGTGGTCCCCCTGGgggtggggctgggagcagggacgGGGGCAGCTGCCGAGCGGGCACGGCCGCCTCGCAGCCAAACGTATTCCAGCCACGTCGGCAGGCTAATTTCAATTTCCTGGTAATTATGCAAATGAATGTGGATTTAATTAAGGGCAGATTTCATTAAAGTCTTCTTGGGGAAATGAGAACAGGGTGGGGGagagcgaggaggaggaggtggcagggaaggggagacGAAGGCAGCGCCCTCCCGAAAGGTGAACGGccatggggacactggggggacGCGCGGGCACCCGGCCCCtcgggagcagggctggcacctgGAGGGGCCGGGGCGCAGGGGACAGGCTGGTGGCACAGCGCCCGcgctggggacacggggagcaGGCGGCGAGCCCTGCACATCTGCTGGCTCCGGCGGTGAAGGCTTTCATCTCCTGCTTCCAGCCTGCTTCGCATCAGGGCAGGGAAAGCATTTCTTGGACACgtgatttgttctttttttttttttttcctccagctaaAAATATAGATTTGGCCACACCGAAAGGTCTAGGAAATCAATGTCTTTGTCGCCAGGCTGTGGCTGAAAGGACCCTCCCCTCCCTATCACAGACAGAAAAGGCAAAGCTGCGGTTTGATGTCCCCGCAGTGGCCCGCTCGGGTTCCGTTGGGCTGAGCCGTTTGGTTAATGCCAAGCCAGGCGGATAATTTTAGCCCGGTGCTGTGAGGATGGGGGCTGTGGGTGGCCGGGCGCTGCCACAGCCCCTCGGGTCTGCTCCTGGCCTCTCGGAGCAACCCCTGGGTGGAACGGGGCCGGgggaagccccccccccccactcctgGTGCCAAAGCTCCCCGAGGCTGCCGGCCTGGGGCAGTCCCCAGGTGATGGACGAGAAAAATACGGGCGGGTTCATAGCgagcctgctgccagcagcagggccacaCGGACCTGGCCCTGCCACACCAGCACCTTGCAGCCTTTTGGAggctcctgccccaggcacCCAGCGAAGGCTGCCCTCCTCTCACCTCATCCATTCCTGGAACCTAATTTGGCCAGTTTTTGCGTGGGGATACGAAGTGAGCCGCTGCAGGCCCACCTGAAATACTGGAGGTTGCGAGTAAAAATAACTGTGAATGATCTGCTCATTTGGAGCACAACTGATCAACGCCAAGTCGGCGTGAGGCTCTGcagcaagccaaaaaaaaaagaaaaaaaaaaaaacaaaccaaaaaaaacagaacccCAAACAAGccctttaaaaggaaatattttgctacCACGCCGCCACCTCAGCTCCCGGCTGATTCACGCGGACGCTGCTCGGGGGCTGCCGTTGCGCAGGATCCGTCCCCACCACTGCAGCACCACCGGGGACGGGGCACCGCGAGCCCGGGGAGGCGCTGCTGGAGCCGTTCGGAGACGTCGGGGAGACGCGAGGCCGGTGTGGCGAGCTTATTCGTTAACCGCGCTCCTCATGGCTGATAGGTTCCAAAAATAGTGTCGGCACTGAGCCgaggagctgggtgctgggaggaaACGTGACTCACGATGGTGTGGATTTGAGCCCCCCACCACGGGTTATTGATGAGTCCCCGGTGCGTGGTGGCTCCGGTGCCCCTGCCCCGGCGCTGCGGGACATCTTGGAGCCATGCTGCCTGTCCTGCTCCGCGCTGCTCAGCGCTTCCAGCCGTCAGGAGGTGATGGGCGAATGTCACCCAAAGCCTGATGGCTGCAGAGGGCCCTGGCGGGGACAAGCTGCCTGAGCCAAGCAAGGAAACCTGTCCCGAGGTGGGCAAAAATCCAGCCCCTGCCACGTGGGATGTTTGGGGTGTTCCAGGAGGGCCACAGCTCATGGCAGGTGGGGAGAGGTGACCCCATGTGACACATGGAGTCACATTGggacaaaggaaaagggaggggagagctgcATCCCCAacccatcccgtcccgtcccatccccaCCTCATCCCCATTCCCGTCCCCacccccgtccccatcccatcccatcccatcccgtcccgtcccgtcccgtccccagTGGTAGCAGCCCCCCAGGCATCCCCAAACTGCCAGGCTCTGACCGCGTTCCCTCCAGCCTCAGTCTGTGGGGAGGATTTTGGCGCGGGacagaggagggcaggaggctgtTGGCATCTCTGACGGGGTTACATCGACACAggttttaacatttttccacTAAAAGGTACAAAGGCCAGCATTTTTGGACTGAAAAACGGGTGGTTTGTCAGCTTTGGGGACGGGGGAGCTGGCCAGGATTTTGGGGTGCAATGACGAGGCCCAGGGACGAGGGAGCACCCCCGGCACCGCACCCTCCCCTGCCTGAACGCCTCGCTCCAGGCTCCGCAGGCCTCCCGCGTTGCCATGGCGACTGCTGCAGCCCGGCCTCGGCGGGAGATGGGGCGAGGCCGGGAGATGGGGCGAGGATGGCAGATGCAGGGGATGGCAGATGCAGGCACGGGGCTGTTGGTGGGCTCTGTCCCGCAGACATGGGtcttggggcaggaggaggcagcggggggctgccgctgcccccggccgcccagAGCCCCGTGGGCGGCTCTCACCTTGGCGGCCACGGCACGGCATCGAAGTGCTCGGCACGGCCACGACCCGAGTGAAACCCTCGCTGGCGTCGGCGGCGCCGGGCTGGGAGAAGCTAAGCCCCACGCCTCAGCTGCTGCGGCACCTCCAGAAAGGTCGCGTTCGAAGAGCGTTAATAGGAGATTAATGGGGGCTTTAATAAACAGTGAATCGATGGCTAGCGGAGTCCGGCTCTAAGCCCTCTGTAACATCCCGGGGGTTTAAAGGCACCCCGAACACGTCTGCAACATGCGTAAGATGGCTGTTGGCTGTCTTGTAGCCCTGAAGGTACCGCACGGGAAGGAAACGTCAGGATTAAAGGCTGCAGGTGAGACACGAGGGCGGCTGCGCCCCCGCAGAAGGCAGCGGTAGCTGAGCGGCCGGGAGCTCCCCAGTGGCCTCACGCTGTGCTTCACAGGGGACGAGGGCTCCCAGGGGAGGAGGGCTCCGGGCTCCAGCCTGCATCGGCTGCATGCAGGCCCCTTGGGGCCACAGGAGGATCACGACTGGCAGCGATGGAAACTTGCTGATCTCGCTAGAGGCAAGAGCCCGCCATCCCCCGGGGTCTCAGTCTCAGGAGGCTCCCGCTGGAACAAGGCCGACGTCAGGCACACCGTTGGGGTGCAGAACCCCCGGACCCGCCCGCTGCCCGCAGAGCAGCCGGCACAGCCCCAGAGCAGGGACAAGCCGGCCGCCCTCCGGCACAAGGGCAACCGGCGGTGCCGTTGGCTCGCGGCCACGCCAGCGCCAGGCTCCTGCGTGACCCAGTTCCAGCAGTTGAAAGAGCCTGGAGCTGGTATTTCTGCCCGAGCCATCCGCCGCTTCAAACACTTTAATTACCCACATCTGAGTCATCCCCGGCCCTGCTTTATCAAAGCTTGCAGCCTTGCAGACAAATCGCCCTttgtgctcctccagccccttgGCCACGGGGAATTGCCAAGTGCCAATTAATCAGCAGCTCCCGCTGCAACAGGCCCCGGGCAGAGGAGATCAAGAGGGGACACTGCCTGCCCGGTGTGGCGGTGCTGGTCCCATCccgggatggggacggggacaaaCACGctccccacagcacagcccGAGCAGGACACGCTGCCGCTGTCACACCACGCACGCAGGGACCAGCCCAGGCCTCCCCTCGCTGCAGAGCCAAgtagggcagggcagggggtctGCAGCCGCAGGAGCCCACGGGTTGACCCAcgggctctgcctgcctccccGTTCTGCCCCGTAAATCCCATGGCGGTGATTCACCGGGGGAGGCTTAAACCTCCAGTTCACCCCAGCACCCGGCCCCAAGGCCgtggggggagcagggctgtggctgtgccGCCCCCAGCGCCGCACAGGTCCCCCCCCgtctttcttctgctgcccGCAGGAGCAGCCGCAGCAGAAGGGAGGATGCAGGCAGCAAGCGAAGGCAGTGTCATGCCCAGCACGCCCCCGGGGCCACATCTGCTGATAATGGAATGTGAAGCCAGTAGCAAGGGCAACCTAAAATAGCAAGAtgctgctgcaagcagcagagccctggcacGGCCgcgcagcagcccccagcccacctccGGAGCTGGTTGTGGGCCTCCGGAGCTGAGACCGGTGCCCAATTGCTCAGCTGTGCTGATGCCACCCATGGGGAGGGCAGCAAGTCCCCGCACGCTGTCTGAGCAGTGATGGGAGACCTGCCGGGTGCTCTGCAGGGCTCACGTGCACAGGGCTGGAGCAGAAACTATTTGGGTgaataaaagtaaatgttaaataaaaggaagtcATTCTGGCCCAAACCGAATCCACACGTTTGTTTTAAGGGGTTGCCTCAGTTCCAGGTGTCACATGTTTTCAATCCTGCTTTGTTCAGCTGAAGTAGGATGGAGAGGGGACACCCAAGTGAAATGTCTGCAACCTTTATTCTGAggttattcattttaatttgggtTCTCCCTTGTCATTTTACTTTGGGGGGCAGAAGAATCAGTCTGGTCACTTTGCAAAGCCCCTGAGCAGCTGCCAAACCTGCACATGGTGGCTGAGAAGAGGTCAGCGTGGAGACATGGCCGCCTCGGCTCGGGGCTGAGGGGGACGCCACAAGCTAGAAACCCGTGACACGAGCGCGGCTCTCTGCTGCCTGCGCCCACCCTGGCGGACACACGCCCAGCACCTCCGCTCCCCTCAGCATGCCGacttgctctgtgctgcagcaaaggGCTCCCACGAGAGCTCCCGAGCCCTCGGCGTGCAGCTCGCTGTTGTTCGCGGGTGCGCGCACCCACTGCGCAGCCCCGTCCCTTTGCCGGTATCCCCAAAAGCCACCGTCACAAACCGAGCTCAGTCTGGGGACATCGGCTTCTCGGGACGAATAAGCACGACAGAAGGAGACAGCGCGCAGGCACCCGATGGTGCTGGGGGGTGTGGAGCTGCTCCATACCCCGAGGCAGCCGCGTATCGCGGGGAGGTGACGACAGGGATGGGGCACGCTGGGGAAACGGGAGATGGGCACAGGGCGCTGCGTTCCCGTCTTCCTCATCGCAGGCCCCTAAGGAGTTAACACCAACTGCCACctactgtattttctctctcctccattGAGGCAGCTCTGACACTGGCAGCAGAACAATGCTAAATTCTGATTAGCTCTGGTTTTCCAGCAAGAGGGGAGGCACGAGAGGGTGGGGAATTAATACTATTCTGCataatttttaatctaaattccatttcttttcttttctttctctaggaAGCAAACAATCTAGGGGGTTTTGTACTCAATTTCTTGCTTTCATAATCTAAATGAATTGTTTGCAAGTAGGAGCCAGCTGCAAAGCTGGCAATCTCAGATCAAATCTGCCTTTCTCCTAGTTCTAGCAGTCATTAATTTGCTCCTCAGTGCTGATTAGTTAATCCTGGCTGCCTTGTGGCAGTTTGCAGGAAAACACCGGGCGAGCTGCGGCTCCGTTTGCCGGAGCTGATGGCAGGACGACGGGATTGATTCCTGCAGGGCCCACGGTGCTCCGGGCTGTCAGCTCTCCGGAGAGGAGTGGGGAGCTCTGGGAGGAAAGGCTGGTGAGGTTATTTATGGAATCCTGGCATTTTGGAAATATCAGAGGATGATGCTTtcccctgctctgtgcagggcGTGCTAGTTTGTTACACCGAGACTAATTAGCTGGGCTTTAAAATTGGGATTGAAGACAGGGCTGCAGCGTCTCTCAAAAATCCCCAGGTGCTGCCCCATTTCTGCGATGTGGCTGGTGTGTCTGGGGGACGCGGCAGTGCCATGggtgggaaactgaggcactgtCCTGGGGTGTCTGCAAGATGGGGGCTCACAAAGAGCAAGCCACCATGGTGGGGCGCTCTGGAAGGGGGTGAGGTACTGGGTGATTGTTGTGCCAGGCCCTGGTTTATTACATGGCCTAATGCTGTTGCAGTCCCATGTGCTGGTGTGACAGCCGACTGGGCCAGGGGTGTCTCCAGACGGGACATGGCCTCCCTGGGCTGACTGCTGCTGGTCACAGGAGCATCACCTCCTGACGTGTGAGTCCCCCAGGGTCAGGGAAAGGGGCTGTGCAGCTCCCCGTGATCCCATTTCTCACAGTTTTTTTTCAGATCGAATTCCCCAAGTGCTGGGGGTGgatccttttaattttcatttgtttcaaggCTGTACGTGGCTAATAAGCACGACAGAAGTGCGCCTGGAGTGCAGGAAAATGGCCTACTtagctgcaggagcagagcaggcttttTGGTCACGCTGAGCCCCGGGGGCTCAGGGCACGTGATTTCTTGAGCTTCTCTTCAGCAATCACGCAGTGCCGCCACAAAGCCCGAGCAGTCTCTGTCCAGGCGGAACGGcgctggggagcagaggcttGCAGGGTACGCACAGTCCTGACACCAACTGCTGCGTGAGGTCCGGGTAGGCAACCTGTCCTTGCCTCCCCGCCTCCAGCACAATCTCTTATCGCTGTGTAAACGTAGCTTAGAgaaggggaagggctggggcagggataTCACCAGCCTGGGGAAGCAGAGCATGCAGCGCCAGACCTCAAACTACTTTTAAACTTACTGGACACTTCCAGCCTGGTTTGGAAGGGGACAGAGATCTCAGAGGTGTTCTGTCTCACAATCTGTGTGAGTGATGGCTGGGAGGAGGACTTGCACCAGGCTCTTGTGGAGGGAAAGGCTCTGCGTGGGACGGGCTCACCCTGCCATCAGCAGCCAGAGGTGGCTGGCCAGCCAGCTGCACGCCACGCTGCATTAACACCACCTGGAGGTGACACAGGGACTGTTGGTGCCACGACTGCGACGTCTGCACGAGATGCACGTGCATTTGTTAAGTCTGCCTCAATGGGGCAGATGGGAACAAGAGGCCTGCTGGGCTGAGAAGTCTTCCCCAAAGGAGCTGAATTTGCCCAGAAGGTCCCCAGAAGACTGACAGTCTTCGCGTTAAAGCCGGCCACCTTGCCAGAGAGCTCAGCGAAAGGACTCGGCAGAGGAGGCGTAGCACTAGACCAGCGTTTGCTGGGGCGCGAGAAACATGGGGCAGGGCTGAGCACCCACGGGTGGGCaatgagctggggctgggcagagaTGGCTGGTAACAAGGCTGCCAGAGCAGAgagagctttttatttaatggCTCTACCTGGTGTACTCAGCTCTCCAGGGATCCAACCTTCCCTCCACCTATTTCCACGTTACTTACTGTGGTTTTATCTTTGGTTCAAAGACCACAGTAGCAGCAGAACATGGAGTCTTGTCTCTTGGGCCTGAGGAAGATGGGAGTCCCCAGGTGCCTGAGAGAGAGCCAGCAGCGAACCTCTGCCTCTGTGCTTGCCTCCTGATCTTTTTCCCAGCCAGATGAACACTCCGAACCTTGCTCCACAAATGCAAGCAGATTGCCTGAGAATGCACTCCACTAGAAAGCACAGCTACAGTTCAGAAAGATTTGTTCCTGGGCACTGATCCTTCCTCCCACCAATCTCATTTATCTTACTGATGCTAATACCATGCTTCAGACTTGGTTTTAATGACGAACAAATCTTAGTACTCTTGGAGGCTGGGAGCCCCCTTGGTGTCTGTCTGCACAGATACCCACCACAATGGCATCCACCCATGTGCTGCTTGGCGGCACTGACCATCTTGGCTAGCAGCCCTGGGATTCAATGCGGTGGATGCTGTCAGACGTCAGGGAGTCAAAAAGACAACAGAGCAGCTCTTTAGCCTGcggagaaaagaaggaaggtaTTGGGCGTAAGCTATGATTTCTGTGCATTGCAAAGAAACTTCTTTTCAGAGGTAGGTTTCCTGTGCATGGCGCAGGCAGGCAGCATAACGAGGGGATTTACCATGGAGCTGTGGTGTGGATTGGATTAATCCCTGCACAGAGGTAGCTATGAGCATCCCACAGCAGGAAAAGTCTGCTAGTTGTTACAACTGCTTGGCCATTCTCAAGGAATTGAAAACGAATATCATGTGAAGTGTCAAGTGGGACTCCCCACTCCAAATCTGACTCCCTCCCCCTGGCTGCTTCTGCCTCACCTTCCCAAATCTCACCCCTGGAATCGAATCACAGAAtgtcctgagctggaagggacccacaaggatcatcgagaccaacccctggctccacacagaaccacccaaaaaccTGACCCGATGTCTGGCAGCGctgtccaaatgctccttgaactcctgcaggctcagttccaTGACCatgtccctgggcagcctgtcccagtgcccgaccaccctcttgctgcagaacctttccctatcacccagcctgaccctcccctgtcccagctccatgccgttccctcgggtcctgtcgctgtccccagagagcagagctcagcgcctgcccctccgctcccctcgtgagggagctgcaggccgccatgaggcctcccctcggcctgctctgctctgggctgaacgaaccaagggacctcagccactcctcacacgtcttgccctctagacctttcaccatatctgtagccctcctttggacactctctgaTATTTTACGCCCTTCtcatactgtggtgcccaaaccTGCACGtagtgctcaaggtgaggccacaccaggcagagcagagcaggacgaGCACTCCCTGACTGGTGCGGTGCTGGCCTCGGTGCACCCCAGGACctggttggccctcctggctgccagggcacgctgctggctcaggctcaacttgctgtcaaccacaacccccagctccctctctgcagggctgctctccagcctctcgtcccccagtctgtacgtatagccagggttgccccttcccaggtgcagaatctgacacttgctcttgttaaacttcatgctgTTAGTTCATATCGTCCTGCACAGCTCTTTGGCATGGTGGCTTCAGAGATAAGGTGGCCAGCTTACCAGCAAGACCTATGTGACCTGCCTGTCGTTCTGACTGTGCTGATGAATAGAATGTTCCCCCATAGCATTAAACATGGCGTGCTGACAGTCCACCCCATACAGCCCTTGGATCCTCCTCCTGCCACTACTCTGCCTCTCCTCAAAGCTGCTTTTAGGACTCTTATAGGactgcagccctcctgccgAGGGGCTCAGGATTGTGCCAAGAGTGCCCAGGATGTGTTTTGCCTGTGTTGCTCTGCTCCACTCCCAGGTTTTGGCTGTCTCTGAagggagggaggtgctggagcagccatCGTAGCTGCTGACATCTGCTTGAGGGCTCCAGGCGGAGCAGAGGGATTAGCACTCCC
Coding sequences within:
- the SBK1 gene encoding serine/threonine-protein kinase SBK1 isoform X2; protein product: MSAGSIEQEPSRKLACCGVPLITEDMQSLAIRTLSGTDINKHYDLIRELGKGTYGKVDLVSHKSTGTKMALKFVNKSKTKLKNFLREFSITNTLSSSPFIIKVFDVVFETEDCYVFAQEYAPGGDLFDIIPPQVGLPEDMVKRCVQQLGLALDYMHSKSLVHRDIKPENVLLFDRDCRRVKLADFGMTRKVGCRVKRISGTIPYTAPEVCQAGRAEGFAVDTSIDVWAFGVLIFCVLTGNFPWEAAAASDTFFEEFVRWQKGRLAGLPSQWRRFTDSALRMFQRLLALDPEKRCPVKEVFYFIKYDLMAEVRRRPSYRSRKHAGDKLPAGAHRHEAAGSCTPAPLKRTILTDGSGPRLAGPEPSVASPGPASRTDGRQDKGKGQMVLATAIEICV
- the SBK1 gene encoding serine/threonine-protein kinase SBK1 isoform X1, with translation MDSFCFVCFQKEELQPLHLHSTAMSAGSIEQEPSRKLACCGVPLITEDMQSLAIRTLSGTDINKHYDLIRELGKGTYGKVDLVSHKSTGTKMALKFVNKSKTKLKNFLREFSITNTLSSSPFIIKVFDVVFETEDCYVFAQEYAPGGDLFDIIPPQVGLPEDMVKRCVQQLGLALDYMHSKSLVHRDIKPENVLLFDRDCRRVKLADFGMTRKVGCRVKRISGTIPYTAPEVCQAGRAEGFAVDTSIDVWAFGVLIFCVLTGNFPWEAAAASDTFFEEFVRWQKGRLAGLPSQWRRFTDSALRMFQRLLALDPEKRCPVKEVFYFIKYDLMAEVRRRPSYRSRKHAGDKLPAGAHRHEAAGSCTPAPLKRTILTDGSGPRLAGPEPSVASPGPASRTDGRQDKGKGQMVLATAIEICV